In Strigops habroptila isolate Jane chromosome 4, bStrHab1.2.pri, whole genome shotgun sequence, a single genomic region encodes these proteins:
- the JKAMP gene encoding JNK1/MAPK8-associated membrane protein isoform X1, protein MFRAAVDIQPACLGLYCGRTVLSVNGSVETYGECGVCPRGQRTDDNKICRECMGSPDRYDWLYLGFMAMLPLVLHWFFIEWYSGKKSSRALLQHVTALFECSVAAIVTLLVSDPVGSVHIHSCKVKKLSDWYTMLYNPSPDYITTVHCTHEAVYPLYTIVFIYYAFCLVLMMLLRPLLVKKIACGLGKSDRFKSIYAALYFFPILTVLQAVGGGLLYYAFPYIILVLSLVTLAVYMSASEVESFKDLLVRKKRLVVLFSHWLLHAYGIISISKLDKLEQDLPLLALVPAPALFYLLTAKYTEPSRILSEGGNGH, encoded by the exons ATGTTCCGTGCCG CTGTGGACATTCAGCCCGCCTGCCTCGGGCTGTACTGCGGCAGGACCGTCCTGTCAGTCAACGGCTCCGTGGAGACTTACGGGGAGTGCGGG GTATGCCCTAGAGGTCAAAGAACTGATGACAACAAAATCTGCCGGGAATGTATGGGATCTCCAGACCGCTATGACTGGTTGTACCTTGGCTTCATGGCCATGCTTCCGCTGGTTTTACACTGGTTCTTTATTGAGTggtattcaggaaaaaagag TTCCCGCGCACTGTTGCAGCATGTAACTGCCTTGTTCGAGTGCAGCGTTGCAGCAATTGTTACGCTGCTTGTCAGTGACCCCGTCGGCTCGGTGCATATCCACTCCTGCAAGGTGAAGAAGCTTTCGGACTGGTACACGATGCTTTACAACCCAAGCCCTGACTACATCACCACGGTGCACTGCACTCATGAAGCAGTCTATCCCCT gTACACCATTGTGTTTATATATTATGCTTTCTGTCTTGTGTTAATGATGCTACTTCGGCCTCTTCTGGTTAAGAAAATTGCCTGTGGTTTAGGAAAGTCCGATCgatttaaaagcatttatgCAGCACTATACTTCTTCCCTATCCTCACCGTGCTTCAGGCTGTTGGAGGAGGCCTGCTTT ATTATGCCTTCCCATACATCATACTGGTGTTGTCTTTGGTTACACTGGCTGTGTATATGTCTGCGTCTGAAGTGGAG tctttCAAGGATCTTCttgtgaggaagaaaaggcttgTTGTCCTCTTCAGCCACTGGTTACTTCACGCCTATGGAATCATCTCCATTTCCAAACTGGATAAGCTTGAGCAGGACCTGCCATTGCTTGCCTTGGTACCTGCACCTGCCCTCTTCTACTTGCTGACAGCAAAGTACACCGAGCCATCGCGCATACTCTCGGAGGGTGGAAATGGACATTGA
- the JKAMP gene encoding JNK1/MAPK8-associated membrane protein isoform X2, whose protein sequence is MFRAAVDIQPACLGLYCGRTVLSVNGSVETYGECGVCPRGQRTDDNKICRECMGSPDRYDWLYLGFMAMLPLVLHWFFIEWYSGKKSSRALLQHVTALFECSVAAIVTLLVSDPVGSVHIHSCKVKKLSDWYTMLYNPSPDYITTVHCTHEAVYPLYTIVFIYYAFCLVLMMLLRPLLVKKIACGLGKSDRFKSIYAALYFFPILTVLQAVGGGLLYYAFPYIILVLSLVTLAVYMSASEVEVLGKGLNANRVLCLFFKSFKDLLVRKKRLVVLFSHWLLHAYGIISISKLDKLEQDLPLLALVPAPALFYLLTAKYTEPSRILSEGGNGH, encoded by the exons ATGTTCCGTGCCG CTGTGGACATTCAGCCCGCCTGCCTCGGGCTGTACTGCGGCAGGACCGTCCTGTCAGTCAACGGCTCCGTGGAGACTTACGGGGAGTGCGGG GTATGCCCTAGAGGTCAAAGAACTGATGACAACAAAATCTGCCGGGAATGTATGGGATCTCCAGACCGCTATGACTGGTTGTACCTTGGCTTCATGGCCATGCTTCCGCTGGTTTTACACTGGTTCTTTATTGAGTggtattcaggaaaaaagag TTCCCGCGCACTGTTGCAGCATGTAACTGCCTTGTTCGAGTGCAGCGTTGCAGCAATTGTTACGCTGCTTGTCAGTGACCCCGTCGGCTCGGTGCATATCCACTCCTGCAAGGTGAAGAAGCTTTCGGACTGGTACACGATGCTTTACAACCCAAGCCCTGACTACATCACCACGGTGCACTGCACTCATGAAGCAGTCTATCCCCT gTACACCATTGTGTTTATATATTATGCTTTCTGTCTTGTGTTAATGATGCTACTTCGGCCTCTTCTGGTTAAGAAAATTGCCTGTGGTTTAGGAAAGTCCGATCgatttaaaagcatttatgCAGCACTATACTTCTTCCCTATCCTCACCGTGCTTCAGGCTGTTGGAGGAGGCCTGCTTT ATTATGCCTTCCCATACATCATACTGGTGTTGTCTTTGGTTACACTGGCTGTGTATATGTCTGCGTCTGAAGTGGAG GTACTAGGTAAGGGGCTGAATGCTAATAGGgtactgtgtttatttttcaagtctttCAAGGATCTTCttgtgaggaagaaaaggcttgTTGTCCTCTTCAGCCACTGGTTACTTCACGCCTATGGAATCATCTCCATTTCCAAACTGGATAAGCTTGAGCAGGACCTGCCATTGCTTGCCTTGGTACCTGCACCTGCCCTCTTCTACTTGCTGACAGCAAAGTACACCGAGCCATCGCGCATACTCTCGGAGGGTGGAAATGGACATTGA